A stretch of Myxococcus hansupus DNA encodes these proteins:
- a CDS encoding ATP-grasp domain-containing protein translates to MAPRRGGTVVLVGSRADAHVQEVARRLHAEDVDALVVDTLAFPEETRLSLTEDLAGIVVDGREVGRPAAVYVRGLHAHPLAAKVEAHDAMDADWRTTLTAFREKSALLLGVLGRWERLGVPLYNPPSADWGMHKPAQLAALQAAGLPVPRTLWTNDAEAVRRFARSGRVAYKPIAGGAATQELCEDDLTEERLAALAAAPVTFQELLPGEDLRVYVLDGAVIASLRVVSASLDFRQHEARIEPVTLPPDIASACVKACEVLGLRWTGLDLKRDGDGVPRFLELNGSAMFLGFDARGGSDVAGQLARALARHARDV, encoded by the coding sequence ATGGCGCCCAGGCGCGGAGGCACGGTGGTGTTGGTGGGCTCGCGCGCGGATGCCCATGTCCAAGAGGTGGCGCGCAGGCTCCACGCCGAGGACGTGGACGCCTTGGTGGTGGACACGCTCGCGTTCCCCGAGGAGACGCGGCTGTCGCTCACGGAGGACCTGGCCGGCATCGTGGTGGACGGGCGCGAAGTGGGACGGCCCGCCGCCGTGTACGTGCGCGGTCTTCATGCGCACCCGCTGGCCGCGAAGGTGGAAGCGCACGACGCCATGGACGCGGACTGGCGCACCACGCTCACCGCGTTTCGAGAGAAGAGCGCGCTGCTGCTCGGCGTCTTGGGACGCTGGGAGCGCCTGGGCGTGCCGCTGTACAACCCGCCCTCCGCCGACTGGGGGATGCACAAACCCGCGCAGCTCGCCGCGCTCCAGGCCGCGGGGCTGCCCGTGCCCCGGACGCTTTGGACGAATGACGCGGAGGCCGTGCGCCGCTTCGCGCGGAGCGGACGCGTGGCCTACAAGCCCATCGCGGGGGGCGCGGCCACGCAGGAGCTGTGTGAGGACGACCTCACGGAGGAACGTCTCGCCGCGCTGGCCGCCGCGCCCGTCACCTTCCAGGAGTTGCTGCCGGGCGAGGACCTCCGCGTGTACGTGCTGGACGGCGCCGTCATCGCGAGCCTGCGCGTCGTCTCGGCGTCACTGGACTTCCGGCAGCACGAGGCACGCATCGAGCCGGTGACGCTGCCCCCGGACATAGCCAGCGCCTGTGTGAAGGCGTGCGAAGTGCTGGGCCTGCGGTGGACGGGGTTGGACCTGAAGCGGGATGGGGACGGCGTGCCCAGGTTCCTGGAGCTGAATGGCTCGGCGATGTTCCTGGGCTTCGACGCGCGCGGCGGCTCGGACGTGGCGGGACAGTTGGCGCGTGCGCTCGCACGGCACGCGCGCGACGTGTAG
- a CDS encoding pyridoxal-phosphate-dependent aminotransferase family protein, with protein MRDLLMIPGPVEFEPEVLQALGAPTLSHTDPAFIALFGRALKRLREVCLAPSAQPFVVSGSGTLAMELAVANLVEPGDAALVVNTGYFSDRMAKILERHGAKVTHVRAPPGDVPSLDEVETHLSQGGFKLLSITHVDTSTGVLAPAEPLVRAARKHGVLSVVDGVCATAAETFRQDAWEADVYLTASQKAVGVPPGLALLTVGPRAMEAWRKRRAPVASVYADFAEWLPIMEAYEAGKPAYFATPPVNLVAALDVSLGQILAEGMEARFARHQRMARAFRAGWKALGLRLLPTSEAVAANTLSAVYYPEGVDAALVGGVKGQGVVVAGGLHPDLKTRYFRVGHMNRVGPADVLSTVGALERALAAAGHRAEPGAGVAAAQASLLAG; from the coding sequence GTGAGAGATTTGCTGATGATTCCGGGGCCGGTGGAGTTCGAGCCGGAGGTGCTCCAGGCGCTCGGCGCGCCCACGCTCAGTCACACGGATCCGGCCTTCATCGCCCTCTTCGGCCGGGCGCTGAAGCGGCTGCGCGAGGTGTGCCTGGCGCCGTCCGCGCAGCCCTTCGTCGTCTCCGGCTCCGGCACGCTGGCCATGGAGCTGGCGGTGGCCAACCTGGTGGAGCCCGGTGACGCGGCGCTGGTGGTGAACACCGGCTATTTCAGCGACCGGATGGCGAAGATTCTCGAGCGCCACGGCGCGAAGGTGACGCACGTGCGCGCGCCGCCGGGCGACGTGCCCTCCCTGGACGAGGTGGAGACGCACCTGTCCCAGGGCGGCTTCAAGCTGCTGTCCATCACCCACGTGGACACGTCCACGGGCGTGCTCGCGCCGGCGGAGCCGCTGGTGCGCGCGGCGCGCAAGCACGGGGTGCTGTCGGTGGTGGACGGCGTGTGCGCCACCGCGGCGGAGACCTTCCGCCAGGACGCGTGGGAGGCGGACGTGTACCTCACCGCCAGCCAGAAGGCGGTGGGTGTGCCGCCCGGGCTGGCGCTGCTCACCGTGGGGCCCCGGGCCATGGAGGCGTGGCGCAAGCGTCGCGCGCCGGTGGCCAGTGTCTACGCGGACTTCGCGGAGTGGCTGCCCATCATGGAGGCCTACGAAGCGGGCAAGCCGGCCTACTTCGCCACGCCGCCGGTGAACCTGGTGGCGGCGCTGGACGTGAGCCTGGGACAGATTCTGGCCGAGGGCATGGAGGCCCGCTTCGCCCGGCACCAGCGCATGGCGCGGGCCTTCCGTGCGGGGTGGAAGGCGTTGGGGCTGCGGCTGCTGCCCACGTCCGAGGCCGTGGCCGCCAACACCTTGAGCGCCGTGTACTACCCGGAAGGTGTGGACGCGGCGCTGGTGGGCGGGGTGAAGGGGCAGGGTGTCGTGGTGGCCGGTGGCCTGCACCCGGACCTGAAGACGCGCTACTTCCGCGTGGGCCACATGAACCGCGTGGGCCCCGCGGACGTCCTATCCACCGTGGGGGCGCTGGAGCGCGCCTTGGCCGCCGCGGGTCACCGGGCCGAGCCCGGGGCTGGCGTTGCCGCCGCGCAGGCGTCCTTGCTTGCGGGGTGA
- a CDS encoding DUF2378 family protein, translating into MYAGYESSSGGGAAWELELRRLAATDDDMARGMFFQGTLDVVGFLGGDGAVARCKGVAGMWEINLLHLYPISRYLRMSSTAARLLAPQLDGFEGVLRRMGTQATVDFVASMFGRELMRTANGKPRHLLESLGEAYLAAVTYGERYPVWTGETSARFIMRRDFMPAAYHEGVLHGVLEAVGAREVRVHGRQVGLLDSEYELSWK; encoded by the coding sequence ATGTACGCGGGTTATGAATCGAGCTCGGGTGGCGGCGCGGCCTGGGAGCTGGAATTGCGCCGGCTGGCGGCCACGGACGACGACATGGCCCGGGGCATGTTCTTCCAGGGCACGCTGGACGTCGTGGGTTTCCTGGGCGGCGATGGCGCCGTGGCCCGCTGCAAGGGCGTGGCGGGCATGTGGGAAATCAACCTCCTGCACCTGTACCCCATCTCCCGTTATCTCCGGATGTCGTCGACGGCGGCGCGGTTGCTGGCGCCGCAGTTGGACGGCTTCGAAGGCGTGCTGCGCCGCATGGGCACGCAGGCCACGGTGGACTTCGTGGCCTCCATGTTCGGCCGCGAGCTGATGCGCACGGCCAACGGCAAGCCGCGGCACCTGTTGGAGTCGTTGGGCGAGGCCTATCTGGCCGCGGTGACGTACGGCGAGCGCTACCCGGTGTGGACGGGGGAGACGAGCGCCCGCTTCATCATGCGTCGCGACTTCATGCCGGCCGCCTACCACGAGGGTGTGTTGCACGGCGTGCTGGAGGCCGTGGGGGCGCGAGAGGTCCGGGTCCACGGCCGGCAAGTCGGCCTGCTCGACAGCGAGTACGAGCTTTCCTGGAAGTAG
- a CDS encoding M20/M25/M40 family metallo-hydrolase, with translation MKALALREDRFLDVLRKLIALTPKLQNNPGAGLVPEERLAAQVVLDTLAPHIESGFIQAESIAGPGQQARPCLVLTIPGEGEGAIGFVGAHFDVVPADQKAEGWDRDPFTLWEGPGGVLYGRGVTDCLGHVAVLTDLVAQLAERKVRPSRTLKVVLISNEESSELPGLGLNYVAEQGKLKPLDGQPVYWLDSANFGPTLGTAGVTLWELKVTGVGGHSGMPQNCVNALELGMAASLELARFFHERFPPTEDEKRWGFLSSSSLKATVVEAPNTKETKVPADVVIRGDIRLTPFYDLAKVQQEVEGFMRELDARLERGDAPAHFPHARTAGGKRGTLAFRFQGTGTEGIACRLDSDGLRALKEAMQVVRGVAATPFSLTGSLPLVRDLQRQGCDVQITGFGDMQYYHAPNEQARLEDFRQGFAILRELLVRL, from the coding sequence ATGAAAGCACTTGCCCTGCGTGAGGACCGCTTCCTCGATGTGCTCCGGAAGCTCATCGCCCTGACTCCGAAGCTGCAGAACAACCCTGGCGCGGGGCTCGTGCCCGAGGAGCGCCTGGCCGCGCAGGTGGTGTTGGACACCCTGGCGCCGCACATCGAGAGCGGCTTCATCCAGGCGGAGTCCATCGCCGGGCCTGGACAGCAAGCGCGTCCCTGTCTGGTGCTCACCATTCCGGGCGAGGGTGAGGGCGCCATCGGCTTCGTTGGCGCGCACTTCGACGTCGTCCCCGCCGACCAGAAGGCGGAGGGCTGGGATCGCGACCCCTTCACGTTGTGGGAGGGCCCGGGCGGCGTGCTCTACGGCCGTGGCGTCACCGACTGTCTGGGCCACGTCGCCGTGCTGACGGACCTGGTGGCCCAGCTCGCGGAACGCAAGGTGCGCCCCAGCCGCACGCTGAAGGTGGTGCTCATCTCCAACGAGGAGTCGTCCGAGCTGCCCGGCCTGGGCCTCAACTACGTGGCCGAGCAGGGGAAGTTGAAGCCGCTGGATGGGCAGCCGGTGTACTGGCTCGACAGCGCGAACTTCGGCCCCACGCTGGGCACCGCGGGCGTCACGTTGTGGGAGCTGAAGGTGACGGGCGTGGGCGGCCACTCCGGCATGCCGCAGAACTGCGTCAACGCGCTGGAGCTGGGCATGGCCGCGTCGCTGGAGCTGGCCCGCTTCTTCCACGAGCGCTTCCCGCCCACGGAGGACGAGAAGCGCTGGGGCTTTCTGTCATCCTCCAGCCTCAAGGCCACGGTGGTGGAGGCCCCCAATACCAAGGAGACGAAGGTCCCCGCCGACGTCGTCATCCGCGGCGACATCCGGCTCACGCCTTTCTACGATTTGGCGAAGGTGCAGCAGGAGGTGGAGGGCTTCATGCGGGAGCTGGACGCGCGGCTGGAGCGCGGCGACGCCCCGGCCCACTTTCCTCACGCGCGCACGGCGGGCGGCAAGCGCGGCACGCTGGCGTTCCGCTTCCAGGGGACGGGCACCGAGGGCATCGCCTGCCGGTTGGACTCCGACGGCCTGCGCGCGCTGAAGGAGGCGATGCAGGTGGTTCGCGGCGTGGCGGCGACGCCCTTCTCGCTCACCGGCTCGCTGCCGCTGGTGAGGGACCTGCAACGTCAGGGCTGCGACGTGCAAATCACCGGCTTCGGGGACATGCAGTACTACCACGCCCCCAACGAGCAGGCCCGGCTGGAGGACTTCCGACAGGGCTTCGCGATTCTCCGCGAGCTGCTGGTCCGCCTGTAG
- a CDS encoding response regulator: protein MSRPLLVVDDDADLREALEEVLRDAGYTVLGASNGKHALEVLGGASELPGLVLLDMMMPIMDGGGFARAMRQVPAWRDIPVLVFSASANARQVADEIGACGHLRKPVDVETLLDAVGKHLTA, encoded by the coding sequence GTGAGCCGGCCGTTGCTGGTGGTGGATGACGACGCGGACCTGCGGGAGGCCCTGGAGGAGGTACTGCGTGACGCGGGGTACACCGTCCTGGGAGCGAGCAACGGCAAACACGCCCTGGAGGTGCTGGGCGGCGCGTCCGAGCTGCCCGGGCTCGTCCTCCTGGACATGATGATGCCCATCATGGACGGCGGCGGTTTCGCGCGGGCCATGCGGCAGGTCCCCGCCTGGCGCGACATCCCCGTGCTCGTGTTCTCCGCGTCCGCCAACGCGCGCCAGGTCGCGGACGAGATTGGCGCTTGCGGACATCTGCGCAAGCCCGTGGACGTGGAGACATTGCTGGACGCGGTCGGCAAGCATCTGACGGCCTGA